A single window of Gossypium arboreum isolate Shixiya-1 chromosome 13, ASM2569848v2, whole genome shotgun sequence DNA harbors:
- the LOC108462994 gene encoding peroxidase P7-like, with the protein MAAIGSCFSKFCSALFLLVFFHGRTNAKLSTNFYSKSCPNLLPTVKFIVHSAIMKEARMGASLLRLFFHDCFVNGCDGSILLDDDISSFIGEKNAAPNRNSARGFNVVDDIKSAVEIVCPGLVSCADILAISARDSVTILGGPYWDVKLGRRDARTASQAAANNNIPSPSSNLNQLISGFNAHGLAPRDLVALSGGHTIGQARCTTFRARVYNESNIDPSFARTRQRNCPRETGSGDNNLAPLDIHTPTYFDNSYFKNLIDRRGLFHSDQQLFTGGGFTDSIVRGYSNNPRSFRSDFAAAMIKMGDISPLTGSMGEIRKNCRRVN; encoded by the exons ATGGCTGCTATTGGTTCTTGTTTTTCCAAGTTTTGTTCGGCTTTGTTTCTCCTTGTGTTCTTCCATGGAAGAACCAATGCTAAGCTTTCAAccaatttttactcaaaatcatgcCCCAACTTGTTACCTACTGTGAAATTCATTGTTCACTCTGCTATAATGAAAGAGGCTCGAATGGGTGCTTCTTTGCTTCGCTTGTTCTTTCATGACTGCTTTGTCAAT GGATGCGATGGATCGATTCTACTAGACGACGATATATCGTCCTTCATCGGAGAAAAAAATGCTGCCCCGAATCGCAACTCCGCTCGAGGATTCAATGTGGTCGACGACATCAAGTCTGCCGTCGAGATAGTTTGCCCTGGTCTTGTTTCATGTGCTGATATCTTGGCTATTTCTGCTAGAGACTCTGTTACAATT CTTGGAGGCCCCTATTGGGATGTGAAACTGGGGAGAAGAGATGCTAGGACTGCAAGCCAAGCTGCTGCTAATAACAACATTCCTTCTCCATCTTCTAACTTGAATCAACTCATTTCTGGATTCAATGCTCATGGACTTGCCCCCCGGGACTTGGTCGCTTTATCCG GGGGACATACAATTGGACAAGCAAGGTGTACAACATTCAGGGCACGGGTATACAACGAGAGCAACATCGACCCTTCGTTTGCTCGAACAAGGCAAAGAAACTGTCCGAGGGAAACTGGATCAGGTGACAACAACTTGGCACCCCTCGATATCCACACGCCTACGTATTTCGACAACAGTTATTTCAAGAACCTAATCGATAGAAGAGGTCTCTTCCATTCCGATCAACAGTTGTTCACCGGTGGCGGATTCACGGATTCCATCGTTCGGGGTTATAGCAACAATCCGAGATCCTTTCGTTCGGATTTTGCTGCTGCCATGATCAAGATGGGAGACATCAGTCCCCTCACTGGATCAATGGGAGAGATCAGGAAGAACTGTAGAAGGGTTAATTAA